CGATGGGCCAGCCGATGGTGCGGGCGAACACGTTATCCTGCATGGTGACATCGACGTAGTTGATGACGTCTTCGGGGCCGTTGTCGCCTAGCTCAACGGGGTAGGGGCAGCCGAGGAAGAGGTTGTCGCGGATCGAGACGTCGCGGCACCAGTCTTCGATTTCGCAGCGGATTTTGAGCGAGAGGTATGACTCGCGTGAGAACACGCAGCCCTCGATGGTCATCTGGGTCGAGTCGCTGAAGTAGACGTTGTGGCTTCGGCCGGTGCGGTAGGCGTCGTCGACATCGTCGATCCAGCCGTTGTGGTCGAAGACGCATTCGGTGAGGGCGATGCCCGCGGCGTGCTTGATGTACATGCCGTGCGCGTCGTCGCCGTCGAGCCGGTAGGCGTTTCGGATGATGCAGCGGTTGAAGCGGATGTTGGTGAGGCGGGTATCTTCCGGGTCGTCGTCGGTGCGGATCATGACGTTGGTGTGGAAGTACTCGATGAGGCAACCCTGGATGACGACGTTCTCGGCGCGGGCCATGTGCAGGCCGAACTCGCGGTAGCTGCCGCCGCCGTCGAAGTCGGGGCTCTCGGGGTCGCGTTGGTTGGCGTAAAAGTGGAGGTCGCGGATGACGAGGTTGTCGACGTAGAGGTACTTCATGGCGCTGCCGCCGTTGGAGTCGATACGGGGGCGCGGGTCGTCGGCGTCGCCGTAGGCCCCGATGATCATGGGCTCGAGGGCGGAGCGTCCGGACTTGTGCCAGGCGCGGAAGTCGCCTGTTTCGTCGACAGGCATCTCCCAGACATCGCCGCGTTTGAGCAGGAGCCAGTCTGGCCGAGTGTCGCGGACCAGGGCGTAGCCGCGGTCGAGCGTGCGGACGGCGGTCTGTGGGGATCGGCCGTTGTTACTGTCGTTTCCGGTGGAACTCGAGACGTAGATGATGCGGCCGTCGGCGGGCAGTTCCCACTCCATGAGCGGGGTGAGCTCGACCGGGTCGATTGGGTTGGGCGGCTCGACAACGGGGGGGAGGACGACGACGGGCACTCGGCCGCCGTCTTTCCTTGCCCCGCGGATGTCGATCCGCTGGGTGGCCCGCGTCTGGTCTGCGCCGGGTGCGCGGATAGTGACGTGCAGGGTGTACTCGCCCTCTTCCAACGCGGCGAGTTTCTCTTGATCCACCGACCAGTCGGGGCCGGAGGTCGTGTGGGTAAAGCTGCTGACGACGCCGCCTTCCTTCGCGGAGGACACCTGGTACAGCAGGTCGCCGCCGGTCGGGATCGACGCCGAGACGACCATCGGGTAGCCCCCGGCCTCGGTAGTTGATTCGCGGTCGATCACGATCGCGTTGCCCGACGAGACCCAGAGGATCTGCGCGTGCCGGCTGTCGGTCGGGGCCGAGAAGGTCTCGTGGTAGGTAACCGGATCGAGCCCGTCTCGTGGCTCTTGCACCTCGGCGGCGCGGGAGACGACATTGCCAGAGGGCATGCGTTCCAGGATGCGGTAGGTCTCGGCCGAGGCGGAGGACACCAGCAAACAGCCGAGCACCAAAGCAAAGACAGCTTGGAGTCGGCGTAGACGATGAGCGCGGATTTTCATACGGCTAAATCCCAGTCCGGCCCGCGCAGCGACAATCCTATGGATCGCGCACCACAACAGCCAGAATAAAGTTAGGGGCAGCAACTCACACGCAGGGTGCCGTGGTAGTGCCGACCGATGTCAACGGCAGCCAACCCATCCATGAGCCAGCCGTTGAACGAGACCCGTTGCACCACGCATCGGGTTCGCAGACACGGCGTCGCTTTGGCGGCGGGCCATGCTCTCGTTCGGCGGCGAGTATAGTCAGATAAGACTAGGTCATACAGGGGCCTTCAGATTTTTTGGCGTTTTTCCGCATTAAAACGGCTTAATGTGGGATTTTGGCCCCGGGTAAGTCGCTAGTCCTGCGGGAGTTCTGTGCGGTGTTAAAAAGGGTTCATCCCGTAAAAAAAAATTGCATTCGCTGTGATCTAAGCCCGTTTCCAAGGGGAAACAAGATCGATGCGGACCGCGCGGCGATCGGCGAGGTATCAAGCGGCTCGCTCGGCGGCGGTCGGAAGATGTCATACATCGAATCGACTGAAACGACGCCGCCAATCGGTGGGAATCGAACAGTCGGCTTAGAGAGGGGAGGGATTGCCGGTCTTTAGCTGACTAAAGTGACAAGTCCAGCG
The sequence above is a segment of the Phycisphaeraceae bacterium D3-23 genome. Coding sequences within it:
- a CDS encoding right-handed parallel beta-helix repeat-containing protein — protein: MKIRAHRLRRLQAVFALVLGCLLVSSASAETYRILERMPSGNVVSRAAEVQEPRDGLDPVTYHETFSAPTDSRHAQILWVSSGNAIVIDRESTTEAGGYPMVVSASIPTGGDLLYQVSSAKEGGVVSSFTHTTSGPDWSVDQEKLAALEEGEYTLHVTIRAPGADQTRATQRIDIRGARKDGGRVPVVVLPPVVEPPNPIDPVELTPLMEWELPADGRIIYVSSSTGNDSNNGRSPQTAVRTLDRGYALVRDTRPDWLLLKRGDVWEMPVDETGDFRAWHKSGRSALEPMIIGAYGDADDPRPRIDSNGGSAMKYLYVDNLVIRDLHFYANQRDPESPDFDGGGSYREFGLHMARAENVVIQGCLIEYFHTNVMIRTDDDPEDTRLTNIRFNRCIIRNAYRLDGDDAHGMYIKHAAGIALTECVFDHNGWIDDVDDAYRTGRSHNVYFSDSTQMTIEGCVFSRESYLSLKIRCEIEDWCRDVSIRDNLFLGCPYPVELGDNGPEDVINYVDVTMQDNVFARTIGWPIDAPRNLAVKITRARNVLVDRNLFVDNGVHGSDRNEAVRASASHALENITISNNDAFLPTPSGDDMFSTHYRDQRIVAGVRFINNRQNIAHGLYADASVSVENYMRRIGRFNARNDPVDDLMILLADELTESDPATTIADVVQYYQDGFTLVQGN